GTGGTGGCCACGCGGTAGTGGTCCTCACCCAGGTAGCGGGGGTCCATGATGCGCGACGTCGAGGTCAGCGGGTCGATGGCCGGGTACAGACCCTTCGACGCGATCTCACGGCTGAGCTCGGTCGTCGCATCGAGGTGCGCGAACGTGGTGGCCGGAGCCGGGTCGGTGTAGTCGTCAGCCGGCACGTAGATCGCCTGCAGCGAGGTGATCGAGTGACCGCGCGTGGACGTGATGCGCTCCTGCAGCAGGCCCATCTCATCGGCGAGGTTCGGCTGGTAGCCCACCGCCGAGGGCATGCGGCCCAGTAGGGTCGACACCTCGGAACCGGCCTGCGTGAACCGGAAGATGTTGTCGATGAAGAGCAGCACGTCCTGCTTCTGCACATCGCGGAAGTACTCCGCCATGGTCAGCGCCGACAGTGCCACGCGCAGACGCGTCCCCGGGGGCTCGTCCATCTGGCCGAAGACGAGGGCGGTCTTGTCGAAGACGCCCGCCTCCTCCATCTCGTGGATCAGGTCGTTGCCCTCACGGGTGCGCTCACCGACACCGGCGAACACCGACACACCGCCGTGGTCCTGCGCGACGCGCTGGATCATCTCCTGGATGAGGACGGTCTTGCCGACGCCCGCGCCGCCGAACAGACCGATCTTCCCGCCCAGCACGTACGGCGTGAGCAGGTCGATCGACTTGATGCCGGTCTCGAACATCTGGGTCTTGGACTCGAGCTGGTCGAAGCTCGGCGCCTTGCGGTGGATCGGCCAGCGCTCGGTGATCTCGATCTGCTCGCCGGGCTCGGCGTTGAGGACCTCGCCGATCACGTTGAAGACCTTGCCCTTGGTGACGTCGCCGACGGGGACGGAGATCGCCTCGCCGGTGTTGCGCACCTCCTGACCGCGGACGATGCCGTCGGTGGGCTTCAGGGCGATGGCCCGGACCAGATCGTCGCCGAGGTGCTGAGCGACCTCGAGGGTGATCTCGGTGGAGTCCTCGCCGATGACGATCGTGGTCTTCAGCGCGTTGTAGATGTCGGGGATCGAGTCGTGCGGGAACTCGATGTCGACAACCGGACCGTTGACGCGTGCGACGCGCCCGACGACCGCGGTCGCGGGCTTGTCAGCCGTAGCGGTGGGGGTCATTTCTTCGTCTCTTTCCTGAGGGTCTGTCAGCTGGATGCGAGAGCGTCGGCGCCACCGACGATCTCGGCGATCTGCTGGGTGATCTCGGCCTGTCGCGCGTTGTTGCGCAGGCGGGTGTAGTCGGTGATCAGCTTGTCGGCGTTGTCGCTGGCCGACTTCATCGCCTTCTGCGTCGCGGCCTGCTTGGCGGCCGACGACTGCAGCAGGGCGTTGAACACACGGCTCTGGATGTACACCGGCAGGATCGCGTCCAGCACGGTCTCGGCGTCGGGCTCGAACTCGTACAGCGGGTAGACGGTGCTGCCCGCCTCTGAGTCGTCGGCCTCCGCGATCTCCAGCGGCAGCAGTCGCACGTTCTCCGGCGACTGCGTCATCATGCTGACGAAGCGGTTGTACACCAGGGTGATCTCATCGACGCCCCCGGCCTCCCCGCCGCGCGAGAAGGCATCCAGCAGCGTGTGCGAGATCTCCTCAGCGGTGTGGAACGCCGGCGTGTCGGTGTCGCCGGTCCACTCCGCGGCCGAGGCGATGCCCCGGAACTGGAAGTAGCCGACGGCCTTGCGGCCCACCAGGTAGAACACCGGCTCCTTGCCCTGCTCGCGCAGCAGTTCCGCCACCTCGAGACCCTCGCGGAGGATCTGCGAGTTGAAGGCGCCTGCCAGCCCCGGTCGGACGAGAAGATGACGACCGCGGAGCGGGTGATCTTCTCGGGCTCGCGGGTGAGCGGGTGGTCGACATTGGAGTGCGTCGCGACGGCGGACACAGCCCTCGTCACGGCCCGCGCGAAGGGAGTGGACGCCTTGACGCGTGCCATCGCCTTCTGGATGCGCGAAGCCGCGATGAGTTCCATCGCCTTCGTGATCTTCTTGGTCGTCTGAGCAGAAGAGATCTTCTGCTTGTAGACCCTGAGTTGAGCGCCCATGAATCAGTACCTCACGCGGTTACGCGCGACGACCCTTGACGATCTTCTCCTGGTTGACGTCTTCCGCCTCGGCGGCAGCGTGCTCCTCGTGACCCGGGGCGCCGATGCCGTGCCCCTTGCCACCCTGGAACTCCAGAAGGAAGGCATCCGTCTGCTTGTCGAGCTCGGCGACGGTGTCGTCGTCGAGAACGTTGGTCTCGCGCAGAGTGTCGAGAATGCTGGTGTTGCGACGCAGGTAGTCGAGCAGGTCGCGCTCGAACCGCAGCACGTCCTCGACCTCGATGGTGTCGAGCTTGCCGTTGGTGCCGGCCCAGATCGAGACGACCTGCTCCTCCACCGGGTACGGCGAGTACTGCGGCTGCTTGAGCAGCTCGGTCAGACGCGCGCCGCGGGCCAGCTGACGACGCGAGGCCGCGTCGAGGTCGGATGCGAACATCGCGAACGCCTCGAGCGAGCGGTACTGCGCAAGCTCGAGCTTCAGCGTTCCGGAGACCTTCTTGATCGACTTGACCTGCGCGTCACCACCCACGCGGGACACCGAGATGCCGACGTCGACAGCGGGACGCTGGTTGGCGTTGAACAGGTCGGACTGCAGGAAGATCTGGCCGTCGGTGATCGAGATCACGTTGGTCGGGATGTACGCCGAGACGTCGTTCGCCTTGGTCTCGATGATCGGCAGACCGGTCATCGATCCCGCACCGAGCTCGTCGGACAGCTTCGCGCAGCGCTCGAGCAGACGCGAGTGCAGGTAGAAGACGTCACCCGGGTAGGCCTCGCGCCCCGGCGGGCGACGCAGCAGCAGCGACACGGCGCGGTACGCCTCGGCCTGCTTGGACAGGTCGTCGAAGACGATCAGCACGTGCTTGCCGTCGTACATCCAGTGCTGGCCGATGGCCGAGCCGGTGTACGGGGCGAGGTACTTGAAGCCCGCGGGGTCGGAGGCGGGAGCGGCCACGATCGTGGTGTACTCCAGCGCACCGGCGTCCTCCAGCGCACCCTTCACCGAGGCGATGGTCGAGCCCTTCTGGCCGATCGCGACGTAGATGCAGCGCACCTGCTTGTTCACGTCGCCGGATTCCCAGTTGGCCTTCTGGTTGATGATCGTGTCGATCGCCAGCGCCGTCTTGCCGGTCTGACGGTCGCCGATGATCAGCTGACGCTGACCGCGGCCGACGGGGATCATCGCGTCGATCGCCTTGACACCGGTCTGCATCGGCTCGTGCACGCTCTTGCGCTGCATCACGCCGGGCGCCTGCAGCTCGAGGGCGCGCACGCCGTCGGTGGCGATGTTGCCGAGGCCGTCGATCGGGTTGCCGAGCGGGTCGACCACGCGGCCCAGGTAGCCGTCGCCGACCGGAACCGAGAGCACCTCACCGGTGCGGGTGACTTCCTGCCCGGCCTCGATGCCGGTGAAGTCGCCCAGGACGACGACGCCGATCTGGTGCTCGTCGAGGTTCAGCGCGAGGCCCTTGGTGCCGTCACCGAAGGTGACGAGCTCGTTGGCCATCACCCCAGGCAGCCCCTCGACGTGCGCGATGCCGTCGGCTGCGTCGATGACCGTGCCGACCTCGGTCGCGGCCGCGCCAGTGGGCTCGTAGGCGGCTGCGAAGTCCTTCAGCGCGTCACGGATGACGTCGGGGCTGATCGATAGTTCTGCCATTGTCTTCCCTTTGTGTGTCTGGGTGTGCGCGGTTCCCCGCGTCAGTCTGTGTCAGCTCGCGAGCTTCTGTCGAAGCTCGGCGAGACGGGCGGAGATGCTGCCGTCGATGACGTCGTCGGCGATCTGCACGCGCAGTCCACCGACGACCTCGGGGTCGATCACCTGGTTCACGGAGATCTCTCCCCCATAGCGGCGCGCCAGAGCATCACGAAGGCGTGCCTCCTGTGCAGCGGCGATCGGCGCGGCCGTGAACACGGTCGCGACCGTGCGCCCGTCCTGCGACGAGACGATGTCGATCGCACGGCCGAGCAGCTGGCGAACCCGGCGCTCACGCGGCAGGCTCACCAGGGAGGCGGCGATCAGCACGGTGGCGGGAGCCGCCGACGAGCCGAGCACCTTCTCGACCAGCTCAGCCTTTGCCGAGTCGCCGCCGAGGCGTCCGCCCAGGGCGAGCTCGAACTCGGGGTTGGCCGCGACGATACGGGAGAAGCCGAACAGCTCGCCTGCCACATCGTCCTTCGCTGAGGCGACGGCCGCCGCACGGATCGCGAGCTCTTCGACGCCGTCGACGAGATCGGACGCACGGGACCAGCGCTGTGCGGACACCGTGGTCAGCAGCGCGCGCACCGGGGCGGATGCTCCGGAGAACACGCTGGCGACCAGCGCTGCGCGTGCCTGAGCAGGCGCCGTGGGATCGGCGAGCGCGCCGCTCAGCTGGGCCGACTCCCCGAGCGTGCGGACGGCCGCGAACAGCTCGGCCGCACTGTCGAGGGTGAGGCCCGACGTCGCAGCCAGTGCCTCCGTCGATGCCGCGAGTGCCTGAGTGGTCGCGCTGCCCATTACTTGGCCTTCTCGAGGTCGGCCAGGAAGCGGTCCACGACGGCCGTCGCCCGCGCGTCATCGCTGAGGGTCTCCCCCACCACTCCGCCGGCGAGGTCGATCGCCAGCGTGCCGACCTCACTGCGCAGGGAGACGAGCGCGGCCTGGCGCTCGGCTTCGATCTGCGTGTGCGCCGCGCTGGTGATGCGGTTCGCCTCGGTGGTCGCAGCGGTCTTGGCCTCTGCGACGATCTTCTTGCCGTCCTCACGGGCGGCCTCGCGGATCTCACCGGCCTCGGTGCGTGCCTCGGCGAGCTGGCGGGTGTACTCCTCCAGCGCGGCCTCAGCCTGCTTCTGTGCTTCGTCGGCCTTGGCGATGTTGCCCTCGATGGCCGCAGCGCGCTCGTCGAGCATGGCTGTCAGCTTCGGGATGGCGACCTTCCACAGCACCACGAGGATGATGACGAAGCAGATCGCCGACCAGAAGATGTCGTACGGCTGCGGGATGAGCGGACTCTGAGCCTCTTCCGCAGCAGTGACAAGAGCGTTCAGCATCCTGTCTCCTTACCTGTCGGAAGACGGATCAGTTGTAACCGAAGATGAAGCCGGTGGCGATGCCGATGAAGGCGAGTGCCTCGGTGAAGGCGATACCGATCCACATCAGAACCTGCAGGCGGCCGGCGAGCTCGGGCTGGCGTGCCACGCCCTCGATCGTCTTTCCGACGACGATGCCGATGCCGATGGCCGGGCCGATGGCTGCGAGGCCGTAGCCGACGGTTGCGATCGAGCCGGTGACATCAGCGAGAACCGTAGTTGCGTCCACGGGATTTTTCCTTTCGATTGGTGGGCAGGCGGAGGCCTGTCCCCTTAGTGCTCATCAGCGACTGCGAGCTGGATGTAGACCGCAGTCAGGACGGCGAAGATGTAGGCCTGCAGGACGGCCACGAGGACCTCGAACAGGGTGAAGGCCAGACCGAAGGCGCCGGTGAAGACGCCGAGCGCCGACCACCAGCCGCTCAGGCCGAACACGAAGAACTGGGTGGCCGAGAAGAACAGCACCAGCATGAGGTGGCCGACGATCATGTTCATCAGCAGACGCAGGGTCAGCGTGACCGGACGGATGATGAACGTCGACAGGAACTCCAGGATGGCGACGAACCACTGCAGGAACACCGGGATGCCCGACGGGAACAGCGAGTTCTTCACGAAGCCCTTGGGGCTCTTCTTCACGCCGGCGTAGATGAACGTGCCGTAGGAGATGATCGCCAGCAGCAGCGGCACGGCGATGATCGAGGTGCCCGCGATGTTCACGCCGGGGATGATGCCGGTGAGGTTCATGAACAGGATCATGAAGAAGATCGTCATCAGGATCGGCAGGAAGCGTTCGCCGTCCTTCCGGCCGAGCAGATCGTGCGCGACGTTGCCTCGGACGAAGCCGAAGCCCATCTCGACGAGGCTCTGGAAGCGGCCGGGAACCAGACGCATCCGGCGGCTGCCCAGCCAGAACACCAGGATCAGGATCACCGTCGCGAGGATCTGTGCGAGGTGAATGCGCGTCAGCGCGAAGGGCGTGCCCTCGAAGGCGATGACAGGCGGGAAGAAGTCCCAGATCGTCGGCGGATGGAACGTCGGACCCTCAGTCGCGGCGGCAAGGAGAGACACGGCTTGAGTCAACGTTGCGGCTCCAGCTTCGTAGCGCCGGAGATCGACCGACGCGAAAGGGACAGATGACCGTCAACCGCGGCGACACCGTGACCTGCGAAGATCACCACACAACCGGCGGGGACGGAACCAGCTTAGCAAACCCTGAGCGTCGCTCAGGACGGATCCTCGTCCTCCACCTGGGTCGGCAGCTCGATGTCGCTGACGTTCGGCAGCCGCATCCGCATGATCACCAGCGCGTCCACGATGAGCGAGACGACCACGCCGGCGATGATCGAGACGAACAGCACCTTCGGCGCCACCCACGACTGGCCGCCGAGGATGAACATCAGCACGAAGAACACGCCGATCTTGACCAGCCAGCCGCCGAGCACGATCGCGAAGAAGAACTGCACGTACAGCGGATCGCCGAACCAGCGGTTGGCGAACAGGATGCTTCCCGCGGTGATGCCGAGGAAGACGAAGGACAGCAGCACGCCGATCAGGCCGCTCCACAGTCCCTCGACGCCGGCGACCGCGAAGCCGATGCCGGCCGCGATCAGGGCGAGGACGCCGGCGGCCACGGCCGACCAGATCAGCGTGCGTCGCAGGATGGGCGTGCTGGAGACGGGGCTCGGGGTCATCGGTGCTCCATGGTGCTCGAGTCTGCGGTCTTCGCAGGGGTGGTGGTCTCTACGGGGGTGGTGGTCGGTCCGGGAGCCGTGGTCGGGGCGGTTTCAACGGGAGGTCCGGGGCGGCGGTGCGAGGGCATCAGCGTGACCACCAGGCAGGCGGCGCTGCCGACCACGCCGAACACGACGCCCACCATGTAGCCGCCCGGCCAATCCTGACGCGTCGCGATGTACATCAACAGCACGGCCAGCGAGATCACGGCGGTCCAGGCGTAGAACACCAGCACGGCGTCACGGTCGCGATGGCCGAGATCCAGCATCCGATGATGCAGATGCTTGCGGTCCGGGGCGAACGGCGACTTGCCCGCCCGCATGCGGCGGAACACCGCCAGACCGAAGTCCAGCAGCGGCAGCATGACGATCACCAGCGGCAGCACGATCGGGATGAAGGCGCCCAGCAGCTGCGAGCGGCCGAACCGCTCAGGGTCGAAGGCGTTGACGTCGCCCTGCGTGGTCACCGCGATGGCCGAGGTGGCCATCAGCAGCCCGAGCACAAGCGCGCCGGAGTCGCCCATGAACAGCTTCGCGGGACTCCAGTTGAACGGCAGGAAGCCCACGCAGGCGCCGATCAGGACCGCGGCGAGGAAGGTCGCCAGATTGAAGTAGCTGGTGGCGCCGGAGTCGCGCGTGAGGATGTAGGAGTACACGAAGAAGATGCCGTTGGCGATCAGGCACACCCCGGCGACCAGCCCGTCGAGGCCGTCGATGAAGTTCACCGCGTTCATGACCACGACGATCGCGAGCATCGTGATCGAGATGCTCACCCAGGGCGAGACGAGGATCATGTCGCCGACCGGAAGGAGAGCACCTGCAGTCCCCCGCCGGCTGTGATGATCCCGGCGGCGAGGAACTGCGCAGCCAGCTTGATCATCCAGTCCAGATCGAACAGGTCGTCGATCATGCCGACGACGGCGATCAGCGCGGCGGCGGCCAGCAGCGACCACAGCGTCTGCGGGGGCGACCACATCCGCTCGAAGAACGGGTTCGCCGCCGAGACGAGGATGGCGCACGCGATCCCGATGAACATCGCCACGCCGCCCAGGCGCGGCTTCGGGGTCTTGTGCACGTCCCGTTCACGGATGCCCGGATAGAGCTTGAACCTCAGGCTCAGCTGCCAGACCGCCCACGTCAGCGCGAAGGTGATCGACGCGGTGAGGATGATCGTGAACAGATACTGCTTCACTCTTCGTCTACCGGACTTCCGCCGTCGGCGTCGGACGCGGCACCCTCCAGCACCGCACCCTCGAGGCTCTCGTCCGGCTCCAGCAGTTCTCCGAGCACGCCCTCGAGCTGCTCGCGGGTGATCGCGCCCTCCCGGAGGATGCGCACGGTCGGCGCCTGATCATCACCGGTGGTCACCAGCGAGGTCGCGTCGATGATGGTCGAGGGCACCCCGCTCTCGCAGTATCCCTCTTCCAGGTAGACCTCGACCGCGTCTCCGAGCATCTCCTGTGCGTCGGATGCGATGATCGCCGCCGAGCGACCGGTGAGGTTGGCGCTGGAGACCGCCAGCGGGCCGGTCTCTGCCAACAGCTCCAGCGTCACCCGGCGATCGGGCATGCGCACGGCGACCGTGCCCTTGGTCTCGCCGAGGTCCCAGGTCAGCGACGGCTGCGCGGGCAGCACGATGGTCAGCCCGCCCGGCCAGAAGGCATCGATGAGTTTCTGCACGGCATCCGGCACCGACTCCACCAGCGCCGCCATCATGTCCTGCCCGGCGACCAGCACCGGAGGCGGCATCTCGCGACCGCGCCCCTTCGCGTCGAGCAGGCGCTGCACGGCCGCCGGAGAGAACGCGTCTGCGGCGACGCCGTACACGGTGTCGGTGGGGAGGACGACGAGTTCGCCGCGGGCGATGGCCTGACGGGCGTGGCGCATGCCGGCGAGGATCTGTGCCTCGTCGCGGCAATCGAAGACAGTTGACATGGCCTGCTCATTCTACGGGTGCGCGATCACGGTGCACCGTGGAAGCATCCGGGCCTGGTCAGGATCCGACCGTGCCGGCGCAGGTCAGCGGCTGAGGGCGGTGGTCGCGCGGTCGCGCCGGGTGAGGTCCTCGTGGGTGGCGGTGGAGCGCCAGCCGTCCGCCTCGAGCAGCGCGCGGATCGACGCCCCCTGCAGCTCACCGTGCTCGAGCACCAGCAGACCCCCTGGATGCAGCAGCTCCTGCGCACGCCGGCTGATCACCCGCACCAC
Above is a window of Microbacterium suwonense DNA encoding:
- the atpA gene encoding F0F1 ATP synthase subunit alpha; amino-acid sequence: MAELSISPDVIRDALKDFAAAYEPTGAAATEVGTVIDAADGIAHVEGLPGVMANELVTFGDGTKGLALNLDEHQIGVVVLGDFTGIEAGQEVTRTGEVLSVPVGDGYLGRVVDPLGNPIDGLGNIATDGVRALELQAPGVMQRKSVHEPMQTGVKAIDAMIPVGRGQRQLIIGDRQTGKTALAIDTIINQKANWESGDVNKQVRCIYVAIGQKGSTIASVKGALEDAGALEYTTIVAAPASDPAGFKYLAPYTGSAIGQHWMYDGKHVLIVFDDLSKQAEAYRAVSLLLRRPPGREAYPGDVFYLHSRLLERCAKLSDELGAGSMTGLPIIETKANDVSAYIPTNVISITDGQIFLQSDLFNANQRPAVDVGISVSRVGGDAQVKSIKKVSGTLKLELAQYRSLEAFAMFASDLDAASRRQLARGARLTELLKQPQYSPYPVEEQVVSIWAGTNGKLDTIEVEDVLRFERDLLDYLRRNTSILDTLRETNVLDDDTVAELDKQTDAFLLEFQGGKGHGIGAPGHEEHAAAEAEDVNQEKIVKGRRA
- the atpE gene encoding F0F1 ATP synthase subunit C, translated to MDATTVLADVTGSIATVGYGLAAIGPAIGIGIVVGKTIEGVARQPELAGRLQVLMWIGIAFTEALAFIGIATGFIFGYN
- a CDS encoding L-threonylcarbamoyladenylate synthase; its protein translation is MSTVFDCRDEAQILAGMRHARQAIARGELVVLPTDTVYGVAADAFSPAAVQRLLDAKGRGREMPPPVLVAGQDMMAALVESVPDAVQKLIDAFWPGGLTIVLPAQPSLTWDLGETKGTVAVRMPDRRVTLELLAETGPLAVSSANLTGRSAAIIASDAQEMLGDAVEVYLEEGYCESGVPSTIIDATSLVTTGDDQAPTVRILREGAITREQLEGVLGELLEPDESLEGAVLEGAASDADGGSPVDEE
- the atpD gene encoding F0F1 ATP synthase subunit beta, with translation MTPTATADKPATAVVGRVARVNGPVVDIEFPHDSIPDIYNALKTTIVIGEDSTEITLEVAQHLGDDLVRAIALKPTDGIVRGQEVRNTGEAISVPVGDVTKGKVFNVIGEVLNAEPGEQIEITERWPIHRKAPSFDQLESKTQMFETGIKSIDLLTPYVLGGKIGLFGGAGVGKTVLIQEMIQRVAQDHGGVSVFAGVGERTREGNDLIHEMEEAGVFDKTALVFGQMDEPPGTRLRVALSALTMAEYFRDVQKQDVLLFIDNIFRFTQAGSEVSTLLGRMPSAVGYQPNLADEMGLLQERITSTRGHSITSLQAIYVPADDYTDPAPATTFAHLDATTELSREIASKGLYPAIDPLTSTSRIMDPRYLGEDHYRVATTVKQILQKNKELQEIIAILGVDELSEEDKIVVSRARRIQQFLSQNTYMAKKFTGVEGSTVPLKETIESFDAICRGDFDHVAEQAFFNVGGISDVEEQWAKIQKENG
- a CDS encoding MraY family glycosyltransferase, yielding MSISITMLAIVVVMNAVNFIDGLDGLVAGVCLIANGIFFVYSYILTRDSGATSYFNLATFLAAVLIGACVGFLPFNWSPAKLFMGDSGALVLGLLMATSAIAVTTQGDVNAFDPERFGRSQLLGAFIPIVLPLVIVMLPLLDFGLAVFRRMRAGKSPFAPDRKHLHHRMLDLGHRDRDAVLVFYAWTAVISLAVLLMYIATRQDWPGGYMVGVVFGVVGSAACLVVTLMPSHRRPGPPVETAPTTAPGPTTTPVETTTPAKTADSSTMEHR
- a CDS encoding F0F1 ATP synthase subunit B, which encodes MLNALVTAAEEAQSPLIPQPYDIFWSAICFVIILVVLWKVAIPKLTAMLDERAAAIEGNIAKADEAQKQAEAALEEYTRQLAEARTEAGEIREAAREDGKKIVAEAKTAATTEANRITSAAHTQIEAERQAALVSLRSEVGTLAIDLAGGVVGETLSDDARATAVVDRFLADLEKAK
- a CDS encoding F0F1 ATP synthase subunit delta, producing the protein MGSATTQALAASTEALAATSGLTLDSAAELFAAVRTLGESAQLSGALADPTAPAQARAALVASVFSGASAPVRALLTTVSAQRWSRASDLVDGVEELAIRAAAVASAKDDVAGELFGFSRIVAANPEFELALGGRLGGDSAKAELVEKVLGSSAAPATVLIAASLVSLPRERRVRQLLGRAIDIVSSQDGRTVATVFTAAPIAAAQEARLRDALARRYGGEISVNQVIDPEVVGGLRVQIADDVIDGSISARLAELRQKLAS
- the atpB gene encoding F0F1 ATP synthase subunit A, whose translation is MSLLAAATEGPTFHPPTIWDFFPPVIAFEGTPFALTRIHLAQILATVILILVFWLGSRRMRLVPGRFQSLVEMGFGFVRGNVAHDLLGRKDGERFLPILMTIFFMILFMNLTGIIPGVNIAGTSIIAVPLLLAIISYGTFIYAGVKKSPKGFVKNSLFPSGIPVFLQWFVAILEFLSTFIIRPVTLTLRLLMNMIVGHLMLVLFFSATQFFVFGLSGWWSALGVFTGAFGLAFTLFEVLVAVLQAYIFAVLTAVYIQLAVADEH